TTGGATAAACTGATATCATGTGCCATGTGCCAATTGAGGCACAGTGACCAACACATAGTAGGCCCTCAACAATTCTTGTTATTACTGTAGATTTGGGTACCTGCTGGAGGTGACCTGGGGCAAGCCCCTTAACCTCTCAGCCCCCTCCTTTCCACTGGGTGATGTACGAAATGAGAGAATACTCATTCACCCCAGCTGCCTGATGAGCAATGGTAGCGATTATCATCCATTTTGCTTCCCCTGCTTCTCCAGACGTGGCCCAtcacctctgcctctttctgaccTACCTGGGGTGTTTTTTAACTATGGTTACTACTATATTTTTTTGATTCTCAGAGGCCAGTGATAATAAGGTGCAGCTTTATCTTATTTCCCACGAACAAATTTTGTCAATTAGATTGTGGCATGCCACCAGTTGTAAGAGGCGTCCACCTCTGAGATGTAAAATTAGGGGGAAATGGACGTTTCAGAACGGATGAAATAGATCGGGTGCTGTGACCCGCAGACAATGGGGCCGCATTTACCAGTGGAGACCACAAGGGGGCGTGCGTGCGGCGGGAGCGAAGCGGTCCCTGGGCTCAGGCAGGCTCCGGCCGCCCCGCGCAGCACCGCCTCCCAGCCTTGCCCTCCTCTCCGCCTGCAGACGTTGCTCAGGAACCGGCGAACCTCACTCCAGGAGCTCCGCAGCCATGAGGTCTTCCTCACCAAGCTCAACTGGGAGCTGATCAAGTCCATCCAGGACATGGAGGAGAGCTCGGCCCAGAAAGTGCGCGCGATGCTGCAGCAGCAGGACAGCCTTGCGGTGAGGTTCAACCGCCTCCGCCCCACCGACCTTGGCCTCCGCCCAATGCACCTCCGTCCTGCCCACGGCGCCGTCCCCTTGAGCGCTCGGGCGCCCTCTCCCGGCCGGTTGCACAAGCTGCTAACACCCTCTGGAAGATGCATCTCTCACACACTTCTCCCCACCTACTTGGGCTTTGGAACCTTACCGAGTTGGGGGCTTATCCCAACGCCAGCATTTATTGGCTGGGGCACTTCGAGTTAGCCTCTGAGCTCTGTAAAATAGAGCACAAAGCACTTATCCTAAAGGGGGTGTTGTAACTACAACCACCACCAGCAGTACTCACACAGTGTAACGTAAGTGTTCTGTTCGTATCCATATAAATCCTTATAACAACCCCATGGGGTGGGGATTATTATCTTTATCTTGCATAGGAAAAAACAGAAACGCAGATAGGCTGGATAACTAGCTCAAGGTCACCCTAGCTCGCTCACCTAGCAAGGGTCAGAACTGGGCCTTGAACACAGGCTGTTGGCACCAGGATAGCCTCCTTCAGCCAGTGGTGGTGCTTATGGTCTACAGGGAGAGCAACTTTCTGGAGATCCTAGGGAGCACCCTCTGCCTCTTCTGGGATACCCTTGGGAAAGCTGCCAGAACAGAGCTAGAGTCACAGAAAATGATTTCATGGAGAATTAATGCCCCCTGGCTGCAGTCTGCCCAAGCAGAAGAGGGACTGAGCTCCCTGGAACCTGTGAGATGAAGACAAAATAGGTCTTGGGGACTCAATCTGCTCAGGCAGCCATAGCAAAACACCATAGACCCATGTGGCTTAGACatagaaagttatttttcatagttctggaggctggaagtctaagttCAAGGCAGGGTGGAGGTCtggtgaggcctctctccttggggtgcagatggctgccttctctctgtgttctcatatGGCCTTTACTCTTTGCTCACATGGAGTGTgttctggtgtctcttcctcttctcataatCTTATCAGATTCTGCACCCTTTTGACTCCCTTAATTACCTGACTAAAGGCCCTGTTTCTATGTACAGTCAtgttgggggttagggcttcaacatatgggTTTGGGGGTacacaattcagtctataacacAGGTCAAGGACTGCAGTCATTCAGCCCTGGGGAACTTAGAATATTCTCCAAACTTAGACAAAGTCATTGTTGATCTTCTGGCTTCAATCcattaatacattttttgttCATCCTGAGTGCTTCCTATGGGCCCTTGGGAAACAGTGATCAGTGGGACACCTTGTATACATTAAGCTCTCATTCTAGTGGGGTCACAGGCAGTGAGAAAGCCGTTTGTGTGTCCTGCTCTGAGGATGGGGGATCTGGGGACCTGAGTGGGGCTTCTCACCCAGACACAGGAGGGTCACTTTCCTGGAGAAAGTGATGCGTGGGTTGAAACCTGCAGAAGTAGGTGCTAGTTGGTAGAGAGCAGGAGAGttctaggcagaggaaatggGTGCACAGGGCCTGTGGAGAGAAGGAGCATAGCTAGCTCAAAGAGCCACATGTTGGCTCAGGCCAGCTGGGGGAGGGCTTTGTCAGCTAAGGTAAGGAGATTGTATCTTATTTACAGGGCAGAAGGGAACCCCTAGAGGGTTTTAAATAAGAGAGGGATGaggccagcttttttttttctttttttttttttttaagaacgaTCATCCTGACTGGAGTGGAGCATAGATCAGAGGAGAATCGTTAGGTGTACCCCCAATAGTTAGGGGTAGCTATTGTAGTATTTGAGGCAGGAGGTGAAGAGAACTTAATAAGATAGTGGCcatggggatggagagaaggacatggttttttttttaagattttatttatttattcatgagagagacacacacacagagagagaggcagagacacaggcagagggagaagtaagagagagagagagagagaggcagagacacaggcagagggagaagcaggctccatgcagggagcctgacatgggactctgtcccaggtctccagggtcaggccctgggctgaaggcggtgctaaactgctgagccacccgggctgcccaaaggaCATGGTTTTGAGGGCTGTAGAGGGTTAAATCCATTGCACATGGTGACATTTAGAAGGAGTAGGGGAGTGGGGACTGCTGCCTGGTTTTGGGCCAGTGCCTGGGTGCAGTAGAGCCACTGGCTGCAATGGGTTGTAGGAGAGGGTCCAGTCTGGAGTGACTGAGCTGGCCTCCAGTCGGGTTGCTGGGTCAGGGAGTGGATTTGGATCTGGGGAAGTGCCACGTCCCTTGGGAGCCAAGGAAGTGCCACGTCCCTTGGGAGCCCATGCTTGGGCAGCACCAGGAGAGGTTGCGGGGCGAGCTGACCTTGCCACTCCCACAGACTGTCATCGACATCTTGGAGTACTTGAACAAGAAGAAGCTGCAGAAGCTCAGGTGTGAACTTAAGgagtgggaagagaaggaggagtcCAAGATGAAGCGTAAGAATCCCCGGGGTGAATTCCTTGATCCTCTCCCTGACTCTGGGGAAGTCAGCAGGGCATTCGTCTTGCACCTACCTTTTGGAAACCAGTGGGCCCAGCATCTCCCCTCTTAGGCAGAGCTAATAGCTTACTTCTTGAGCTACTTCTTGGTCCACTGAAGCTTTGTATGGATGGGCACACTCTCAGCTGTTGCAACTACCCATGAGGCAGGGACTGttcacccattttacagatgtgaaagcTGAACCTAGAGGAAGTGTGGTAGCCTGCTAAAGGTCTTAACAGCCGGGAGCCAGAATCCAGGCCCAGcctgcctctgcttcctgccATGGTCTCTCTGGGAGTCAGTGGCTGGGCCAGGTCCCAGGTCTCTGGCCTCTATTGTGCTGAGCCTGTGGTTTTTTTCTCTGGAGCAGACTGAATGCCTTCCAAGGGGAGGGGTGGTGTGTCAGCCAGCCTCAGACCCCGGGGACACCCCCCCATGGAGGGAGTCAATACAGACTTTGTCTCAGTGGTCACCTCAAGGAAGTCAGTGTCGCCCCATCTCCCTGGGTTTGTTGGGCTTGGGAGCGTGTGCCTGAGGAGACAGGCCCAGGGAGGGATAGTCTTGGTTAGGCACACAATAAGTCAGCAGGCTTCCTTcgtagagcctgatgcaggacttgatcccaggactctgagatcatgacctaagctgaaggcataccaaccactgagccacccatgtgcccctagtCTAGTGATCTTGCCCTGGTTTAGTTTCTCTTTCCTACCCAGTGTTGCCTCTTCTCCTGCGGGGGGTAAAGGAGTCTAGGGACTTAGCTTTGTGTGTGAGCTTGCTTCAACCAGACCCCAGTCCATTGGCCAAGGAGAGCTTTGCCTCTGGGATCTCCTGGGAGGGGTCCCTGAGGGAGGATCCTGCCTCCTGTCCCTGACCTCTGCAGACCTGGCGCAGCAGGTGGAACAGCTGAACGCCAAGATTGAGAACACCTACAAGGAGGTGAACTTCCTGAGCACGTACATGGACCACGAGTATCCTATCAAGTCGGTCCAGATTGCCAACCTTACGCGCCAGTTGCAGCAGATAAAGGACAGCCAGCAGGTAGGAGAGTTCCTGGCCCTGCCCCGCTGGCCCATCCTGGACACAGGCCTGGCAGCTCACACCCTCCTGTGGCCCCTAGGATGAGCTGGATGAACTTAATGAGATGCGCAGAATGGTCCTGGAGTATTTGTCTAATCAGattcagaagaagaagaaaaaactccTGAAAGCTCTGGTGGTAGTGAGTAGCCAGCTGCTGTGGTGGGTGTCCGAGTGTCACTGCAAACCTGCTTCCTTTCCTGTCCTCCGCCTCCTTCCCCCGTGTGCCCCACTAGTCTCTACTGGGCTCTGCTGCCCAGCAAGAGGCACATGGGGGCCAGACCTCTTCTCCCTTTGTAGAAAAGCCAGCAGCCCCACCAGGAGGCTCTTCTGAAGAAGACTCGGGACAGCCAGTACATGCTCAAGTGCACGGACAAGTTCAGAGAAGTGAGTGGGCATGGAAGGTGACGGTCTCTTTGTGAAGGAGCAGAagggtggggagggcccagggctctGTGGGAGTCAGGCTTGTCCTGATCTGGTGCTTGGGAGGTCTCCACCTCTGGTGCTGGCCTCCCTCCTTGCTAGTGCTGTTACTGTCCATTGCCATTCATCTGAGAAGGAGGTTGGCGCAGGTCCAGGCCTTGCCTCATTGACCAGCATCACTGGTGACGACCCGTTAGCAACATTGCCAGGCATTGCCAGCTCACCTATCATTTCACTGTCATTACCACTCCCTATCTTTGCCCCTTAATTCTGGCCACTGAGCATCACTCGTTAGCTGTTAGCCGTCAGCCGTGTTAATGAACTTCACTGTCACCCCCCTTTTCGCATTCATTTTCATTACCATCCTCCATCCACTGTCCACGTGAGTGGCCTTCACCATCTCTGCCAGCCCCCATTCATTCTCATCACCAGGTACTAATCCCCTCTGCCACCTGTCTCCATGCtctgagatcttgccattttcagCACCATCAGACGTTGGCCCTTCTTGCAAGCAGCCTTGTGCTGCATGGAGGGGCAGAGCCCAGGAGGCCCTGTGATGAAAGTTTGGGCATTGTCAATATAgagatgctttctctttttactattattatgaaaaatttcaaatatacagacaGCAGAGAGCCCAGGAAGCTGTGCCATTTCCCTAGATGTCCTTCCTCCTCATCGGTTTAccctcttctcccttctgttGGGGGACGTTGGGCTTCTCACTTTTCCCTGCTATGCTTCTCCCCTCAGTTTATCCACCAGTTTGAGGAGGAGATACCCATATTGAAGGCCCAGGTGGAGCAGCTCCAGGTCCAAGTCCAGGAGCCCCGAGAGATCATATTTGCGGATGTTCTGCTTCGGAGACCCAAGTATGTGATCTCTTTTTGGAGATGCTTCTTAAACCCACTATGCTGTGTCCTTGAAGTCACTCTCTGGTCCCCGGGAAGGTAGCCTGGTGTAGAAGGCAGAACCCTGGACGGGGGGACCTGGATCTCACTTGGGTCTCACCTTGGCTCTGCTGCTGACCATGGGGCAGATGTGACCTTTCCCATCTCTGGGCTTTCATGTCCTGTTAGTATACAGGAAGATGAGTCACATAATCGTTTTGGACTCTTCTGGTTCCCAGATTCCACATTTCCACCAAGTGGGTGGACCCCTAAGCTCCTGGGTTGTTCAAGAAATTGGAGTTGAGTAGGGTGGTTGGCTCTAGGGAAGAATGGCCTGGAAGATACTCCATGAGGAGAGAAGGATGTTTTCTCTGCGTGACTGGCTCCTGGGCCCCCGAGGAagaacttccttccttccaaagcCAGTTCTCTGGCCGCCTTTCTTGGATCAGGCTCTTTGTGGCAGAGCTTGGGGATCCCACTAGGCCAGGCCTCTCCATGATGGTATCCGGGACCTCAGAAGATAGATACTGGCTAGAGATGAAAGTTTGGGCATTGTCGATATAGAGATACTTTatctttttactattattatgaaaaatttcaaatatacagacaGCAGAGAGAATATTTTGATGCTTACTCGGTTGCCCGTGCCAAATTAGGAGTTGTTATATTTTTGCCATATTGGCTTCATCTTCgttccttcattttttcttgtGAGGTACTGTAAATTGCAGACATCCTAACATTTCATGCCTATGTACCTCCATGTGTGTCAGGAGAGTATGGAAACCATGAGAGTGGATGAGAGCTTGGGACAAGGTAGAGAGAGCCTGTGGCCTCCTAAGTGTGCTAGTCCCTGAGATGGGGGATATATTGCAAGTGGGAACCCCTTGCTCTTGCCCTTTATGTGCAAGAAGGATACCCGTCAGGTACTGAGCACTTTTCCTATGTCAGCACAGCCCCACTTAGTCTGCCTGCCAAAGACTGAGGTTGGAATTATTGATTATTGTCCCCCTTTGACcaatgaggaacctgaggctgcTCTGGGTTCCGGCACACAGTGAGTGCTCATTACACAGGTGCCGACCGAAGGAGTGGGGCTCAGAGAGCTGTAGAATGAATGCTCAAGGTGacacccacccaggtgtccgagCTGATCATTCTGACTGTAGAGAGAGTGCTTGTTGTGAGAGGCCCCTGCATTTCAGAGCTCAGTTACTGCTCCTTCTTGACCCTAGACCTCTGTAGGGGAACATTAGTCATGCCAAAcccattcctttttcatttttggtgtgtgtgtgcgtgcacacccacatgcacacttGGGTTGCAAGGTCACAGGTCTTTGGGGATGGGGCTCCCCAACTAAGTACAGGTGTTGTGGAGAACAGGATTTCCCTAAGGGTGTGTTCCCCTATTCTGCAACTCTGGCGCCCTTGCTTGGCGTCTCATATCCTCTTTGCTCTTCCTTACCAGGTGCACCCCAGACATGGATGTCATCCTCAACATCCCAgtggaagagctgctgcccttcTAGATGTTGGGGCCTTGGGCCAgccttccttctctgctctttTCCCCATACCCATAGCATTGAATTGTCTCCTTCCATGACCACTTGCCCACTCAGACCCTAGtgtgctctccctcccttccttctctccctccctcccccttttccctccttctttccttcctccctccctctttccctccctctcttcctctacctttcctcctttctctctggttGGTGCTGCTGCCTGGGCCAGGTGGGCATCCCCAGTCAAGTCTGCCACTCCTTTTTACCAATAAAGCTGGATTTGTATTTGCTCTTTTGCTTGGAGATTTCCAGCTCAGCTTTGAGAAGATGTGGTAGGAATGAAGTTTGTCTTAAGATAAGGGGTAGGTGACTGCTGACTCTCTCTGGGCCACAGAACTTCTCAAGAAGTGCTgagtgacacccccccccccctccgccttCTGACCTGGCTCTGGGCTGCTCTGTCCCTGGTGCAGTGGGAGCCCAGCTTCCCTCCTGATTTGTGCTCAGACCTGTTGAGCCAGTGCCAGGGCAGTGCAAATGCCAAAGGCCCGGCCATCTTGGCCTCACTTGGGACAACTCTGAAAGGCCTGTTCTGGCTCCAGAACTCTCTGTCTACAATTGTCCTTGGGCCTGCAGGGCAGCTtgacttctccctcttcccagtcctgcccccccccccccccgcagttgATTCCTAGTTGCTTGGTAATAAACATCCTGCACCTTACACTCTGCCCCAGAGGGGGCTTCCCCAGGGACCCAGACTGCTGTAATCCTCTGGTTGCCCACCAATCCACTCTGTGTAAGAGTGACTTTTGGTTACAAGCTACAGAACACCTAATCAGATTGTCCTAAACAATAGAGGGCTCAGGTAAATAAATGTTCTAAGTGAGGCGAGGCTTTATCCAGAAATAAAGTGACGTCACCAAAGACCCagtttctgtttctctattttgttctgcGAAGTGTTCTCCTGTGGTTGCAGTATGGATGCCCGCATCTCCTGGGGGTGGTTGTTTGCAACTCCCTGTTCATGTCCTTCTGGAAAGAGTATCTTTGTCCCAGAACACGTGACCTAGATTAAGCTAGTAGGCACCTCCAAAACTATATGAATTGCAAACAGAAATGGACaatgttttttgccttttttagaaaagatcttattatttttaaaaattattatttttttagagagggaggggtagagagacagagggggagagaatcttaagcaggctccccacttagcatggaacctgatgtggggctcagtctcacaaacagatcgtgacctgagccaaaatcaagagttagacgcctaacctactgagccacccaggcacccctaaagattttatttttaagtaattttcacacccaaagtggggcttgaatttataaccccaagagtcacatgctccattgactgagccagccagcacctCAGAAATGGACAATGTTGAACATAATAAGCTAGCAGTGTTGAACAAACACTTAGCTAGTGCTTACTCTGTGCTTTTCATATACCCAGTCATTAAGTCCTCATAAAGTCAACCCTATGAGGTACGTATTGTTAAGCATTTCCATCTTATGGGTGAAAAACCCAGTACATGAAGAGACAAAGTGATTTCTCCAAAGTCACCAGGCATAAGGTagctcactcttttttttttttaaagattttattgatttgagagagaaagaacacaagtgggagcagggaaggggcagagggagtaggaagccttgacacagggctcaatcccaagaccctgagatcatgacctgaaccgaaggccgACCggtaactgactgagctacccacgtaCCCCAGGGTAGTTTACTGTTAAACACTGTACTGTTAGGAGCTCAGGTGAGCTGGGGAGCTGAGCCGCAGGTGTCAGAACAGCCAGCTAAGACAAGTCAAAAGCAATAGTCAAGGCTT
This region of Canis lupus dingo isolate Sandy chromosome 24, ASM325472v2, whole genome shotgun sequence genomic DNA includes:
- the C24H20orf96 gene encoding uncharacterized protein C20orf96 homolog isoform X1, with the translated sequence MMGRASSKTGVGLGEVSPSRHSVACVRFLGDGEAGLVSLGSLSGLGYHAVHAETRKLETPSREVSQEIRAARTHDSSSIFPNGARLPETQPPWDSLHSLQLPDSGLYSKPTMLMTSQLRNPQEKHRGKLDSEKAQAKIQLMRTLLRNRRTSLQELRSHEVFLTKLNWELIKSIQDMEESSAQKVRAMLQQQDSLATVIDILEYLNKKKLQKLRCELKEWEEKEESKMKHLAQQVEQLNAKIENTYKEVNFLSTYMDHEYPIKSVQIANLTRQLQQIKDSQQDELDELNEMRRMVLEYLSNQIQKKKKKLLKALVVKSQQPHQEALLKKTRDSQYMLKCTDKFREFIHQFEEEIPILKAQVEQLQVQVQEPREIIFADVLLRRPKCTPDMDVILNIPVEELLPF
- the C24H20orf96 gene encoding uncharacterized protein C20orf96 homolog isoform X2, which codes for MARVFLKPNHPGIRSTVYNFQIPDYVPWQRSKQKTKPSTTTLPPVLQTRGHQKSTTKTLTSVLPGLYSKPTMLMTSQLRNPQEKHRGKLDSEKAQAKIQLMRTLLRNRRTSLQELRSHEVFLTKLNWELIKSIQDMEESSAQKVRAMLQQQDSLATVIDILEYLNKKKLQKLRCELKEWEEKEESKMKHLAQQVEQLNAKIENTYKEVNFLSTYMDHEYPIKSVQIANLTRQLQQIKDSQQDELDELNEMRRMVLEYLSNQIQKKKKKLLKALVVKSQQPHQEALLKKTRDSQYMLKCTDKFREFIHQFEEEIPILKAQVEQLQVQVQEPREIIFADVLLRRPKCTPDMDVILNIPVEELLPF
- the C24H20orf96 gene encoding uncharacterized protein C20orf96 homolog isoform X3; translated protein: MMEVLSRPNSFQTQPPWDSLHSLQLPDSGLYSKPTMLMTSQLRNPQEKHRGKLDSEKAQAKIQLMRTLLRNRRTSLQELRSHEVFLTKLNWELIKSIQDMEESSAQKVRAMLQQQDSLATVIDILEYLNKKKLQKLRCELKEWEEKEESKMKHLAQQVEQLNAKIENTYKEVNFLSTYMDHEYPIKSVQIANLTRQLQQIKDSQQDELDELNEMRRMVLEYLSNQIQKKKKKLLKALVVKSQQPHQEALLKKTRDSQYMLKCTDKFREFIHQFEEEIPILKAQVEQLQVQVQEPREIIFADVLLRRPKCTPDMDVILNIPVEELLPF